The Argentina anserina chromosome 3, drPotAnse1.1, whole genome shotgun sequence genome includes a region encoding these proteins:
- the LOC126788957 gene encoding serine/threonine-protein kinase PCRK1, whose protein sequence is MKCFHFTNGESRNDDDAAADPGSISRAPSKVSWVRSLSVASSSYDYNNRRSDSRDMSDSAAFYDLLSQRRANDLRVFAFSELKSASRGFSRALLIGEGGFGCVYRGIVNDDGAKLDVAIKQLNRNGFQGHKEWINEVNFLGVVKHPNLVRLVGYCAEDDERGIQRLLVYELMHNRSLEDHLLVRCPSPLPWRTRLTIAQDAARGLAYLHEEMDFQLIFRDFKPSNVLLDEDFNAKLSDFGLARQGPLEGMTHVSTAVVGTVGYAAPEYVQTGKLTAKSDVWSFGVVLYELITGRRAMERNLPRNEQKLLEWVRPYASDSKKFHLIVDPRLEGQYCIKSAQKLASLANKCLSKQPKSRPKMSDVVVILGTIINEQTSQDEVVPQPVIETDEVKEEALEVVEIVSTTKQGHKNLKKVFDIRDMVNFRNKSIGKLDWRNWTPGLIRTW, encoded by the exons ATGAAGTGCTTCCATTTCACCAACGGCGAGAGCCGCAACGACGACGACGCCGCCGCCGACCCCGGCTCCATCTCCCGCGCTCCCTCCAAAGTCTCCTGGGTCCGCTCCCTCAGCGTCGCCTCCAGCTCCTACGACTACAACAACCGCCGCTCCGACTCCCGCGACATGTCCGACTCCGCCGCCTTCTACGACCTCCTCAGCCAGCGCCGCGCCAATGATCTCCGAGTCTTCGCCTTCTCCGAGCTCAAATCCGCCAGCCGCGGCTTCAGCCGCGCCTTGCTCATCGGCGAGGGAGGCTTTGGCTGCGTTTACCGAGGGATCGTCAACGACGACGGTGCTAAATTGGACGTCGCTATCAAACAGTTGAACCGTAACGGCTTCCAG GGGCATAAGGAGTGGATTAATGAGGTGAATTTTTTGGGAGTTGTTAAGCACCCGAATCTTGTGAGGTTAGTTGGATACTGTGCGGAGGATGATGAGAGGGGCATACAGCGGCTTTTAGTTTATGAACTTATGCATAATAGGAGCTTGGAGGATCATCTGTTGGTTCGATGCCCGTCGCCGCTGCCGTGGAGGACGAGGTTAACAATTGCGCAGGATGCAGCTAGGGGATTGGCTTACCTGCATGAGGAAATGGATTTCCAG CTTATATTCCGGGATTTTAAACCGTCGAATGTTCTGCTTGATGAGGACTTTAATGCAAAACTTTCAGACTTTGGACTCGCAAGGCAGGGACCTCTCGAGGGAATGACTCATGTTTCAACCGCG GTTGTGGGTACAGTAGGGTATGCGGCTCCAGAATATGTACAGACGGGGAAACTGACCGCTAAGAGTGATGTGTGGAGCTTTGGTGTGGTGCTTTACGAGCTCATCACAGGGAGGAGAGCAATGGAGAGAAATCTGCCCCGGAATGAGCAGAAACTTTTGGAATGGGTCAGGCCTTATGCTTCAGATTCAAAGAAATTCCATCTTATTGTTGACCCACGTCTTGAAGGACAGTATTGCATCAAATCAGCTCAGAAGCTGGCATCGTTAGCTAACAAGTGTCTATCAAAACAACCAAAGTCTCGCCCGAAAATGAGTGATGTGGTTGTGATTTTGGGAACTATCATCAATGAGCAGACATCTCAAGATGAAGTTGTTCCGCAGCCTGTTATTGAAACTGATGAGGTAAAGGAAGAAGCTTTGGAGGTGGTGGAGATTGTATCTACAACCAAACAAGGACACAAGAATCTGAAAAAGGTTTTTGATATAAGAGATATGGTAAACTTCAGAAACAAATCTATCGGGAAGTTAGATTGGAGAAACTGGACGCCGGGGTTGATACGAACTTGGTGA
- the LOC126788306 gene encoding factor of DNA methylation 4-like: MSGRFNMSHRSKEKDKRSDFKYYEGKYYHELKRGSYKIKDSHSTYRCPFCHEKGRKNYQLRDLSRHASSIGKGSHSRDTKDEAKHWALKSYIDKYVDVKSRSERPREIVPKKRGPREGELKSRVKLVAPRKDELKRERPTEPAVQGEVSIEPAIKRRHLEPAPSVISPPRIESPKLNDDNYLVWPVMGVLANIKTEFKDGKRVGESGSKIRDELTAKGFNPVKVHPLWNYRGHSGFAIVEFENSWEGFNNGMSFEKNFEVERHGKRDYNLMCKRGDQLYGWVARDDDYNARGIDRIVSDFLRKNGDLKTVSSQQAEEQRKTTKLVSNLKNTLEMSYSHLVEMQDKYHETANSLNKVVQERDAILKAYNEEREKCEQMEKEQFRKILRDHREAALHLEDQRKDLERREKQLQQRRAQNDNEKRKLHHDRQMNARATLEQKKADENMLRLAEEQKKQKEELRKKIIKLEKELERKQALELEIEQMRGALKTRKHMGEDEDEDIDAKKKMDEIKQNLEEKEQEYEDVEELHQALVVKERRNNDEVQEARKELVNGLWELTTQANRNRVNIGVKRMGDLDVKPFQIAIRSRYPKEESDVKTLEVCSLWENYLADPNWHPYKIITDEGGQPKEIIDEEDEKLAGLKKELGDEVFQAVVTALKELNEYNPSGRYSVKELWNYKDGKKASLKEGASYILKQWKQLKGRRRK; encoded by the exons ATGTCCGGAAG GTTCAATATGTCTCACAGATCAAAAGAAAAGGATAAGAGGTCTGATTTCAAGTACTATGAGGGCAAGTATTATCATGAGTTGAAGAGAGGTAGTTACAAGATAAAAGATTCTCATTCAACTTACAGATGTCCATTTTGCCATGAGAAAGGGAGAAAAAATTATCAACTTAGAGACCTTTCAAGACATGCCTCTTCTATTGGTAAAGGCTCACATAGCAGGGATACAAAAGATGAAGCGAAGCACTGGGCTTTGAAGAGTTATATTGATAAATATGTTGATGTGAAGAGTCGGTCAGAAAGGCCTAGAGAAATCGTACCAAAGAAAAGAGGACCTAGAGAAGGTGAACTGAAGAGCAGAGTCAAGTTAGTAGCGCCTAGAAAAGATGAACTGAAGAGAGAAAGGCCTACAGAACCTGCTGTCCAGGGAGAAGTTTCTATTGAGCCGGCAATAAAAAGAAGACATTTAGAGCCTGCACCATCTGTAATATCTCCACCCAGGATAGAATCGCCGAAACTGAATGATGATAATTATCTAGTATGGCCTGTGATGGGTGTTTTGGCAAACATTAAAACTGAGTTTAAAGATGGGAAACGCGTTGGCGAAAGTGGTTCTAAAATAAGAGATGAGTTAACAGCAAAAGGTTTTAATCCTGTGAAGGTTCATCCATTATGGAATTATCGGGGTCATTCTGGTTTTGCAATTGTTGAGTTTGAGAATAGTTGGGAAGGTTTCAACAATGGAATGTCTTTTGAGAAGAATTTTGAAGTTGAGCGCCATGGAAAAAGGGATTATAATCTGATGTGTAAAAGAGGAGATCAATTATATGGATGGGTTGCTCGTGATGATGATTACAATGCAAGAGGCATAGACCGCATAGTAAGTGATTTTCTCCGGAAGAATGGAGATTTGAAAACTGTTTCTAGCCAGCAAGCTGAGGAACAGAGGAAAACTACAAAGCTTGTATCCAATCTCAAAAACACCTTGGAGATGAGTTATTCACATCTCGTAGAGATGCAAGACAAATATCACGAGACTGCTAATTCCTTAAACAAGGTAGTGCAGGAAAGGGATGCGATACTCAAAGCTTACAATGAGG AAAGAGAGAAATGTGAGCAAATGGAAAAAGAACAGTTCAGGAAAATATTAAGGGACCATAGGGAAGCTGCATTGCACTTGGAAGATCAAAGAAAAGATCTTGAGCGCCGTGAGAAGCAACTGCAACAACGCAGGGCACAAAATGATAACGAGAAGAGGAAACTCCATCACGATAGGCAAATG AATGCAAGGGCTACCTTGGAACAGAAAAAAGCTGATGAAAATATGTTACGGTTGGCAGAAGAACAAAAG AAACAAAAGGAGgagttgagaaaaaaaatcataaaactgGAAAAGGAGCTGGAAAGAAAACAAGCACTGGAACTGGAGATTGAGCAGATGAGAGGCGCGTTAAAGACAAGGAAACACATGGGtgaggatgaggatgaggacATAGATGCCAAGAAAAAGATGGatgaaattaaacaaaactTGGAAGAGAAGGAGCAAGAGTATGAAGATGTAGAAGAACTTCATCAAGCACTTGTGGTCAAGGAGCGGAGGAATAACGATGAAGTGCAGGAGGCTCGCAAGGAGCTAGTCAAT GGACTTTGGGAATTAACAACCCAGGCCAATAGGAACCGTGTTAATATTGGTGTAAAGAGAATGGGGGACCTTGATGTCAAACCATTTCAGATTGCTATCAGGAGCAGATACCCTAAAGAAGAGTCCGATGTGAAAACATTGGAGGTATGCTCTCTGTGGGAGAATTATCTTGCTGATCCAAATTGGCATCCATATAAGATCATTACTGATGAAGGAGGGCAGCCTAAG GAGATTatagatgaagaagatgaaaaactgGCGGGTTTGAAGAAAGAGCTTGGAGATGAAGTGTTCCAGGCTGTTGTCACTGCCTTGAAGGAACTAAATGAGTATAACCCAAGTGGCCGGTACTCAGTAAAAGAGCTATGGAACTACAAAGACGGGAAGAAGGCCTCTTTAAAAGAGGGAGCAAGTTATATTCTGAAGCAGTGGAAACAGCTGAAGGGTcggagaagaaaatga